The Enterococcus sp. 7F3_DIV0205 genome has a window encoding:
- a CDS encoding MurR/RpiR family transcriptional regulator, giving the protein MNDIYKVIHSNYKKLSEAEQEVIDFILKFENIETLKLKDIKDELYVSNATVIRACKKLNYATFNELKNAFTLSRKEKQSGHSAEVDFFQIVKGIKKDLLTTLKLVDEENIEQICDCLIQARRIFCVGTGSSSQVAAEFNHNLNVLDLWTSDCSDVFSTERIPNISTEQDVVIVFSLSGEVESVNEILVKVKSRGTIIIAVTNMSSNELKSISNHSLLMYSSPRDRAKLRSGLMLHVMGALIYEKLMMKMSTLV; this is encoded by the coding sequence GTGAATGATATTTATAAGGTTATCCATTCAAATTATAAAAAATTATCAGAAGCCGAACAGGAAGTCATTGATTTCATTTTAAAATTTGAAAATATAGAAACATTGAAATTAAAAGATATTAAAGATGAGCTCTATGTATCAAATGCTACCGTCATCAGAGCTTGTAAGAAATTGAACTATGCGACGTTTAATGAGTTGAAGAATGCATTTACGCTATCCAGAAAAGAAAAACAAAGTGGTCATTCAGCAGAAGTTGATTTCTTTCAGATAGTCAAAGGAATAAAAAAGGATCTGTTAACAACATTGAAGTTAGTGGATGAAGAGAATATCGAGCAAATATGTGATTGTTTGATTCAGGCAAGAAGAATTTTTTGTGTTGGAACTGGTTCGAGTTCTCAGGTGGCAGCTGAATTTAATCATAACTTAAACGTGTTGGATCTTTGGACTAGCGATTGTTCAGATGTATTTTCAACTGAACGCATACCGAATATTAGTACGGAGCAAGATGTAGTGATTGTTTTTTCTTTGAGCGGTGAAGTTGAGAGCGTCAACGAAATCTTGGTAAAAGTAAAGAGCCGTGGAACAATAATTATCGCGGTTACGAATATGTCATCTAATGAACTAAAATCAATCAGTAATCACTCTTTATTGATGTATAGCAGTCCTCGGGATCGAGCTAAACTTCGTTCGGGACTAATGTTACATGTGATGGGTGCCTTAATCTATGAAAAATTAATGATGAAAATGTCGACATTGGTGTAA
- a CDS encoding LysR family transcriptional regulator, whose amino-acid sequence MELNDLKIFQCVINAGSMSEAARMMGYAQSNITERIRLLEQELSIRLFERTNRGVRLLPEGEKLLEYATIILDQVEAIKIHYEKIPIKIGCTQTIASNYFELSDVIDYQPKIELFIDTIDHLEGMYKRKELDILVMNKMTSFRNNLLLNEEVGWLSATGARDIYLISRDKECPYRKMMLSLINPQTCKIVEVDSIYLMIDLIKKGAGLSILPKRFFQEKQNQSLLFKKIEQQVPIYIVGNEWNSQQVRLFLEHSSGLR is encoded by the coding sequence ATGGAATTGAATGATTTGAAGATTTTTCAATGTGTAATAAACGCAGGTTCTATGTCGGAAGCTGCCAGAATGATGGGATATGCTCAGTCCAATATAACTGAACGGATTAGATTATTAGAACAAGAATTGTCCATTAGACTATTTGAAAGAACCAATCGAGGTGTGAGGTTGCTTCCAGAAGGTGAAAAATTATTAGAGTACGCAACGATAATTTTAGATCAAGTTGAAGCAATCAAAATACATTACGAGAAAATACCAATAAAAATCGGTTGTACGCAAACAATTGCTTCTAATTATTTTGAGTTATCCGATGTTATTGACTATCAACCTAAAATCGAGTTATTTATTGATACAATCGATCACTTAGAAGGAATGTACAAACGAAAAGAACTTGATATTTTGGTGATGAACAAAATGACTTCTTTTAGAAACAACCTTTTGCTTAATGAAGAGGTTGGCTGGCTGTCTGCAACAGGTGCACGCGATATTTACCTAATCAGCCGGGATAAAGAATGTCCGTATAGAAAGATGATGCTATCTTTGATCAATCCGCAGACATGTAAAATTGTTGAAGTTGATTCTATTTACTTGATGATTGACCTGATTAAAAAAGGAGCAGGCCTATCGATTTTACCTAAGCGTTTCTTTCAAGAGAAACAGAATCAATCGTTGCTTTTCAAAAAAATAGAGCAGCAAGTTCCTATTTATATCGTGGGAAATGAATGGAATAGTCAGCAAGTTCGTTTATTTTTGGAGCATAGCAGCGGTTTGAGATAG
- a CDS encoding LTA synthase family protein, with translation MEKNESQKFDYLTILIACLLMIVQRVLLSATTIPEYATNPGRFYLYSFMKVATVAGLGLVPLYMGYHYQKIVRKKIFSYLSGFFLLYVVIALTSNVFFYVQSSTLNLRDYWIILFPISQNYFTYAVSCVLLLCSIPTLVNWLLSFSTELLKKIIFGLTIGFVILPTLFSKDLWGFHDGKSIVWIFYLFLVGFAFKQLEFDKKFKFKFLHVCISLGLLFGLILLMTQISLFVRGDASTANRFSVPFSLFSMYYTLSLFAFSESISQKLGVKVTGSLIAVNLIVTQILTNWALTTYRITTFEKKSFPDSGKNWLLDIFQFIGLYLISAIILTVVCLLLQKSAPFKKLNRYLIVDSPAQFYQKIRSVLSWIYKRRAIFNVGIFFYFFTFLQIFLLEKKEGWAQTFQVFLKIFIQRQSILFLTTMIIMGFFLLLLLLTNRFWYVFTLILTVDLLLTVSSVIKVNLREEPVFPSDLKMLNSISELLSMVSPILIGIGIVLVLFLTVSSVVVQRKLQHQYSLRINWKRRVIWIGTLLILFSGVFFINHKKSPSYFLFNLFRVNKTFIDQGSAVKENGPIIQFLNNIDIKVMDTPENYSKNKIEQIMKKYDKEANKINQTRNDWLENQTLILNLSESFSDPARIPNLKVLNEPIPTIKEVMSNNTSGIMLSVGYGGGTANMEWQGLTSLDISSLSASLVTPYTQLVNTQKVSPNITNLFDEKIAIHPFTAALYKRKDVFEKFGFDKFYYIDSPNKLTYTDKIGRSPRISDESAYKETLKVLKSNTETTQFIQLSTMQNHMPYGDYYDQLDYNAEGTAVLDSRKGELSTFMQGLHYTDEAIKEFIEELDTIQKPITFVFYGDHLPSIYSGNDKKKYGLEHHETDYFIYSNAFSREQTKKLNKKVVSPLNFNALAFEQANIKVTPFYALLTQVTNKLPASTIDPVESVSNRYNGKQVFVTDKNKIILEKDLTKEQKVILDDYKYIQYDLVAGEQYAAKWAEQKVEK, from the coding sequence TTGGAAAAAAATGAATCTCAAAAATTTGACTATTTAACAATTTTGATAGCTTGTCTTCTCATGATCGTACAAAGAGTATTACTCTCTGCGACCACTATACCTGAGTATGCGACAAACCCTGGAAGGTTTTACCTTTATTCTTTTATGAAGGTCGCAACTGTAGCTGGTCTCGGTCTTGTTCCTTTATACATGGGCTATCACTATCAAAAAATAGTCAGAAAAAAGATATTCAGTTATCTGAGCGGTTTTTTTCTGCTATATGTAGTGATCGCACTGACAAGCAATGTCTTTTTTTATGTTCAATCTTCAACATTAAATCTTCGGGATTACTGGATCATATTATTCCCGATTAGTCAAAACTATTTCACCTATGCTGTGTCTTGCGTACTGTTATTATGTAGTATTCCTACACTAGTAAATTGGCTTTTGTCATTCTCGACGGAGCTTTTGAAAAAAATAATTTTTGGGTTGACGATTGGCTTCGTCATTCTACCTACTTTATTTAGTAAAGACCTTTGGGGATTTCATGATGGAAAAAGTATTGTCTGGATCTTCTATCTATTCTTGGTTGGCTTTGCTTTTAAACAGCTAGAGTTTGACAAGAAATTCAAATTTAAGTTCTTACACGTATGCATTAGTTTAGGTCTTCTCTTTGGGTTAATTTTACTGATGACACAAATTTCATTGTTCGTTAGAGGAGATGCTTCTACAGCAAATCGTTTTTCTGTCCCATTCTCTTTATTTTCGATGTATTATACGTTAAGTTTATTTGCTTTTTCAGAGTCGATTTCACAAAAATTAGGAGTCAAAGTGACTGGCTCTTTAATCGCCGTTAACCTAATCGTCACTCAAATTCTTACGAACTGGGCATTAACGACCTATCGAATTACTACGTTTGAAAAGAAATCTTTTCCAGACTCTGGCAAAAATTGGCTTTTAGATATCTTCCAATTTATAGGTTTGTATTTAATCTCAGCTATTATTTTGACCGTAGTGTGCCTATTACTCCAAAAATCAGCACCGTTCAAAAAACTGAATCGTTATTTGATAGTCGATTCACCTGCTCAATTTTATCAAAAAATACGGTCTGTATTGTCGTGGATTTACAAAAGAAGAGCAATTTTTAATGTAGGTATTTTCTTTTACTTCTTTACATTCTTACAAATCTTTCTACTTGAGAAAAAAGAAGGTTGGGCTCAGACTTTCCAAGTCTTTCTTAAAATATTTATTCAAAGACAATCTATTCTGTTTTTAACAACGATGATCATCATGGGCTTTTTCTTATTGCTCTTATTGCTTACCAATCGTTTTTGGTATGTTTTCACTTTAATCCTAACTGTTGATCTGTTACTGACAGTTTCTAGTGTCATCAAAGTTAATTTACGAGAAGAACCTGTTTTTCCTTCTGATTTAAAAATGTTAAACAGCATATCTGAACTACTTTCTATGGTCAGCCCTATTTTGATTGGGATTGGTATTGTCTTAGTACTATTCTTGACAGTTTCCAGTGTTGTAGTTCAAAGAAAATTACAACATCAGTATTCACTTAGAATCAATTGGAAAAGAAGGGTCATTTGGATTGGCACTTTATTGATCCTATTTTCTGGAGTCTTTTTCATCAATCATAAAAAATCGCCTTCTTATTTTCTTTTTAACCTTTTCAGGGTGAATAAAACGTTCATTGATCAAGGATCTGCAGTGAAAGAAAATGGTCCTATTATTCAATTTTTGAACAATATTGATATCAAAGTAATGGATACACCTGAAAATTATTCAAAGAATAAAATTGAACAAATCATGAAAAAATATGATAAAGAAGCAAACAAAATCAACCAAACAAGAAATGACTGGTTAGAAAACCAAACTCTGATTTTAAACTTAAGCGAAAGCTTTAGTGATCCCGCTCGAATCCCTAATCTTAAGGTCTTGAATGAGCCAATTCCAACTATTAAAGAAGTCATGTCAAATAATACTAGCGGCATCATGCTATCTGTAGGTTACGGCGGTGGTACCGCAAATATGGAATGGCAAGGGTTGACTAGTTTAGACATCAGCAGTTTATCCGCTTCTCTGGTAACACCTTATACCCAATTAGTGAATACTCAAAAAGTCAGTCCTAATATTACAAACTTATTTGATGAAAAAATTGCGATTCATCCTTTTACCGCAGCATTATATAAAAGAAAAGATGTTTTTGAAAAATTCGGTTTCGACAAATTTTACTACATTGATAGCCCAAACAAATTGACCTATACTGATAAAATCGGTAGAAGTCCGAGAATTTCTGATGAATCTGCTTATAAAGAAACCTTAAAAGTATTAAAAAGTAATACCGAAACAACTCAATTCATCCAACTATCGACCATGCAAAATCATATGCCTTATGGTGATTACTATGACCAACTGGATTACAATGCGGAAGGAACTGCTGTTTTGGATAGTAGAAAAGGTGAATTATCGACCTTTATGCAAGGTCTTCACTATACTGATGAAGCGATCAAAGAGTTTATAGAAGAACTAGATACTATTCAAAAACCAATTACTTTTGTCTTTTATGGTGATCACTTACCTTCTATATATAGCGGCAATGATAAGAAAAAATACGGTTTAGAGCACCATGAAACTGATTACTTTATTTATAGCAACGCTTTTAGCCGCGAGCAAACAAAAAAACTGAACAAGAAAGTTGTTTCCCCTCTTAACTTTAATGCATTGGCATTTGAGCAAGCAAATATAAAGGTGACTCCTTTCTACGCATTATTAACACAAGTAACAAATAAACTACCCGCATCCACTATCGATCCAGTCGAAAGTGTTTCCAATCGTTATAACGGGAAGCAAGTCTTTGTTACTGACAAAAATAAAATAATTTTGGAAAAGGATCTGACAAAAGAACAGAAAGTAATCCTAGATGATTATAAGTATATTCAGTACGATTTAGTGGCCGGAGAGCAATACGCTGCAAAGTGGGCTGAACAAAAAGTTGAAAAGTGA